CGAGGATCGAGACGACGCCGATGGTGACGAGACCGATGAGCAGCACCATCGCTACCACTGCTGTCTGACTGCGGTCCCCACCGCGTGCCTGTCCGGTCACCTGTCCCCCCCGGGTGCCCACCCCTGTGGATGAGGGACGTATCATCGTGAAAGGAATTGCACCCGACACGTAAATAGAAATCGAATTTTTTACTATATTTCCTGAATGAGACACCCGTTGCTGGAGTAAACTCAATACACAATTTCAGAAAGAAATCCTCAGGAAATCTTTGAAAGGCCCTAAGAGACGTTCAAGGCGTGCTGAATGTTGCCGGTAGATGGCCGCAACATTCTTTCGTCCGTGTCGGCCGAGACCTGACTGGCAGTCGAACCGTCGTGACCTGTCCGACGTACTCGGTGGAACTGGTCAATCGAAGAACATCCTCGTAACAGGAGGAAACCCGGTCGTCGCTGACTGCGACCGACGAGAAGAGATGCTGCCCGACGCCCTCAGTGCGCCACCGCCGCGCCAGCGTGGTCGGCGACGACGATGCGTTCGTTATCGTCCTCACCGTCCTCCAGTTCCACCTCGTGGACCGAGACGTGGAGGAACGTGATCGGCGGCGGGAACAGGCCGTCTTCGAGCTGGAGGTCCGGGTCGAGCGTCGAGAGGCTGGAGTCGTAGGTCATCTCGGTGCTCTGGCCGAGTTTGGTCGGGCCGCCGACGATGGCGCCGTGGATCTCAGAGCCACCCTGGATGATGCAGACGTCCCAGCCATCGCAGGTGTCGGCATTCTTGTAGCGGTCGTAGACAGGATTCGCCTCGTTCGAGTCGAGTGCCGGCTCGTCGCGGGGTGCGTAGATGGTCCCGTAGAACTCCGTGTTCGACCCGCCGGTGATGTAGACGGTGGTCTCGGAGGTCCCGTATATCTGCAGGCGTTCCGGCTCGTCCTCCTCGCCGGCCACGCTCTTTTTCATCCCGTAGTCGCCAGTCATGTAGACCTTGAACGAGGCGTTGCCCGTCTCGTTGTTGATGTTCAGGTCCTCCTTTTCGAGGTAGAGACTTCCGTTCAGGATAAGCGTCACGTCACCGTTCCCGAGGTCGACGTCGATGGACTGACTGTCAGCGACGACGTCCGAATCCGCGAAGTAGGTCTTTCCGTCCTTCAGTTCGGTCGTCGCCGGGTCGACTGTCGTGATGGAGCTACTGTTCTTCGCCGTGTCGACCTTCGTCTCGATCACCATGTCGATCTCCGAGAGGTCCGACTCGACGTTCTGTTGCGTCGTCCCGGTGATGTTCCCACTTCCCCCCGTGGAGATGTTCCCTTCCGCCCGGACCGGCCCGTTTATCTGTGGGCTGCCGTTGTCGACGGTCACATCCCCATCGGCACCGCCGGTCGCGTACACCCCCTGGGTGAAGTTGGTGTCCGCCATCGGCCGCCCGAGCTTGACCAGCACCGTCTCGTTCGCGTCGTCGACCGAGACGGCGACGTTGTTGGTGCGGTCCCGGAGGTACTGGGCCCAGCCGTTGTAGTACTTGCTCTGGATCTCGACGGTCACGAGCTCGCCCTCGACGTAGCCCACGTTGTTCACCGGGGCCATCGTCTGGTTCTTGGATATCTCGACGACGCCGGAGGAGAGCTGTTGTTCGCCACTGACCGTCGGAATTGGCAGGTTCAGCGTGCCGTCGCGGTAGTGGAACTGCGGCGAGGCGACCATGCTGGCGTCGCCACCGGTGCCACGCCAGACGCCGCCAGCCTGGTAGGCGTAGACGCTGCCGTCCCGCCTGTACTCTATCGAGCCGAAGGACTCGTTCGCTATCTCTGTCCCGTTGGCGGAGACGACGATGCGGCCGGTGTTCTTCCGGAAGACGGCGCCCTCTTTCGTTCTGATGTCGAAGTCCACCTGCCGGGTCGCACCCCCACCGAGGGCGACGGAGTCGACGCCCTCGTCGAGCTGGACGAACACCTGCTCGATGCGCTGGTCCTCGGCATCGTCTTTCGATTCCTGCAGGGCGACACCACCGAGGACGACGATGGACACCGAGCCGATGGCGACGATGCCCACGAGGAGGACGACGGCGAGGATGGCGGACTGCCCTCGCTCGTCCCGGTGTGTCACACCACGAGTGCCGTCGGGTCCGCTGCCCCCAGCAGCCGGACCGTGGGTCGGGAAAGCACCTCTCATCACATCGAGACTGGCAGGGACCGAACATATAGGGGGACTACGGTTGTGGACCGTTTTCGCCGTTCACACGGGCGTCACGCGGGTACGACGCACCCGTGCTTTCACGCGGTGCACGCAGAAAGAAGAATCGAGAAGAGGCTTTGAACGGTCTCGGGCGTTTCTGAACTATTCAACGAATTCACACGAACGGGCGATTGCCGCGAGGGGGGCCCTCAGCGCGGTTGCCACTCGGGCTCTCTGTCCTCGAAGAACGCGTCGATGCCCTCGTTCTTGTCCTCGTTGGCGAACAGCAGCGCGAAGAGTTCGGCCTCGTACTCGATACCCTCTTCGAGGCCCATCCGCGAGCCCGCCTTGACGGCCTTCTTGGCGATCTCGAGTGCGAGCGGGGACTTCGCGGCCATCTGGCCGGCGAGGTCGTAGACGCGCTCGTCAAGGTCCTCCTCGGGGTAGACCTCGTCGACGAGCCCGATGTCGTTGGCCTCCGCGGCGTCGATGAGTTCGCCAGAGAGGATGAGCCGCATGGCCTGACCCTCGCCGACGAGGCGGGGGAGGCGCTGGGTCGCGCCACCGCCGGGCATGATACCGAGGTTGATCTCGGGCTGGCCGAGCTTCGAGCCTTCCTGTGCGATGCGCACGTCACAGCCGAGCGCGAGTTCGGAGCCGCCGCCGAGGCAGTGCCCGTTGATGCGGGCGATGACCGGTTTCTCCAGGTCGTCGACGTACTCGTACACGCGGGGGCGCTTGGAGGCGTCGCGCTGTTCGATGGCGTCGCGCTCGCGCAGTTCCGTCACGTCCGCGCCCGCGACGAACGAACTCGACTCGTCGGAACCGGTGAGGACGACCACGCGGATGGCGGAGTCGGCCTCGACCGCGTCGAGCACCGACTTGAGTTCGCGCCGGAGCTGGGCGTTCAGCGCGTTCCGGGAGTCCGGCCGGTTCAGGACGACGGTCCCGACGCCCTCGGCGTGGTCACCGACCGTGACGTCCACGAGGTCGCACTCCTCGGCGGCCGCGACGGCGTCGGCACCGTCCGACTCCGCGTCGGTCGCGTCCTCACCCATCAGTCGTCACCCCAGTCGCCGCTCGTGCCGACGATCTCGCCGTCCTCCCAGACGTAGAAGCCCTCGCCGGTCTTCTTGCCGAGCTTGCCGGCGCGAACCTTCTGCTTGAGCAGTTGCGGCGGGCGGAAGCGCTCGCCCAGCTCTTCGCGCAGGTACTCGAGGATGTCGAGACGCACGTCGAGCCCGACCACGTCACCCAGCTCGATGGGGCCCATCGGGTGGTTGTACCCGAGTTCCATCGCGGTGTCGATGTCCTGCGGGGAGGCGACGCCCTCCTCCAGCATCCGGATGGCCTCCACGCCGAGGGAGACGCCGAGACGCGAGGACGCGAAGCCGGCGGAGTCCCGGACCGTCACGGGTTCGCGGTCGATACCGGAGACGAACTCCTGGGCGAATTCGACGGTGTCCTCGCTGGCCTGTTCCGGCACGACGATCTCGACCAGTTGCATGATGTGGACCGGGTTGAAGAAGTGCAGTCCGACGGCGCGCTGGTCGTGGTCGAGCGCGCTGGCGATCTCCGTGACCGAGAGCGAGGAGGTGTTCGAGGCGATGACGGTGTCGTCGCCCGCGAGTGCCTCCACGTCCTCGAAGGTCTGCTTCTTCAGGTCCATCTTCTCCGGGACCGCCTCGACGACGATGTCCGCGCCCGGGACCGCCTCGTCGAGGTCGACCGCGGTATCGATGCGGTCGAGCGTCTCCTCCATCTCGGCTTCGGTGACCTTGCCGCGGTCGACCCCGCCCTGGAGGTTCTTGCGGATGCCCTCTATCCCGTTCTCGACGTACTCCTGTTCGATGTCGCGCATCGTGACGGAGTGGCCGGCCATGGCGCAGACCTGTGTGATTCCGTGCCCCATCGTGCCTGCTCCGAGTACACAGACTTTCATGAACGATACCGCTCGGGCGAGGGCCGTAAACGTTGGCGCTTCGGCAGGCAAGCGTATGATTGTCAGTGCCTGACAGGGCCGCGACGACGGCCAGATTCGGGGTCAGTGCTCGGGGTCGTACAGCCAGAGCTGGTTCGGTGCGTGCGGGCCGTCCTCTCCGACGAGGACGCGCCCGTCCGGGAGCACCACGACGTTGTCCGGCCCCCAGAAGGTGGTCTGGGAGCCGGCGACCGCGGGCTCGATGCGGGCCACGTCGAAGTCGGTGTCGAGCCGTGCCCGGTACAGCACCCCGTAGGGGTGACGGTCCAGCACGATGTCGTCCCGGGGGCGGGCGTCGAACCCGCTTGCGTCGGCCGAGCGCATCGTCCCCCGGACCGCGGAGACCACGATGTAGAGGAAGTCACCCGGTTCCGCGCCGGGGCGGACGTTGACGCCCTCCATCTTGTTCCACTCGGCGGTCGCTCCCCTCGCCAGGGCGGCCTGCCGGGATTCGAGGAACGCGACGCGGTCGTCGGCGGCCTCGCCGGCCGCCCACGCCTGTACGTCGTCGCGGGTGAGGTACCGGGCGGGCGAGTCGGTCTCGCCAGCGGTGCCCTGCGTGTCGCCGACTTCCTGCCCCTCGTACTCGGCGACCCAGCGAGCGATCTCGGCTTCTCGTCCGTGCGCCAGCCGAACCCAGTCCACGTCGAACCCGACGGTCGCCGGGTCCGTTCCCGGGTCCTGCGTGAGTTTCGCGGCGAAGAGCGTCCCCGCCGAGAGGTCGCCCGGCGCGTCGGCGACGAACTTGAACAGCACGCCGCCGGC
This window of the Haloarchaeobius amylolyticus genome carries:
- a CDS encoding enoyl-CoA hydratase/isomerase family protein, with translation MGEDATDAESDGADAVAAAEECDLVDVTVGDHAEGVGTVVLNRPDSRNALNAQLRRELKSVLDAVEADSAIRVVVLTGSDESSSFVAGADVTELRERDAIEQRDASKRPRVYEYVDDLEKPVIARINGHCLGGGSELALGCDVRIAQEGSKLGQPEINLGIMPGGGATQRLPRLVGEGQAMRLILSGELIDAAEANDIGLVDEVYPEEDLDERVYDLAGQMAAKSPLALEIAKKAVKAGSRMGLEEGIEYEAELFALLFANEDKNEGIDAFFEDREPEWQPR
- a CDS encoding 3-hydroxyacyl-CoA dehydrogenase family protein, with the translated sequence MKVCVLGAGTMGHGITQVCAMAGHSVTMRDIEQEYVENGIEGIRKNLQGGVDRGKVTEAEMEETLDRIDTAVDLDEAVPGADIVVEAVPEKMDLKKQTFEDVEALAGDDTVIASNTSSLSVTEIASALDHDQRAVGLHFFNPVHIMQLVEIVVPEQASEDTVEFAQEFVSGIDREPVTVRDSAGFASSRLGVSLGVEAIRMLEEGVASPQDIDTAMELGYNHPMGPIELGDVVGLDVRLDILEYLREELGERFRPPQLLKQKVRAGKLGKKTGEGFYVWEDGEIVGTSGDWGDD
- a CDS encoding DUF7289 family protein, which produces MTHRDERGQSAILAVVLLVGIVAIGSVSIVVLGGVALQESKDDAEDQRIEQVFVQLDEGVDSVALGGGATRQVDFDIRTKEGAVFRKNTGRIVVSANGTEIANESFGSIEYRRDGSVYAYQAGGVWRGTGGDASMVASPQFHYRDGTLNLPIPTVSGEQQLSSGVVEISKNQTMAPVNNVGYVEGELVTVEIQSKYYNGWAQYLRDRTNNVAVSVDDANETVLVKLGRPMADTNFTQGVYATGGADGDVTVDNGSPQINGPVRAEGNISTGGSGNITGTTQQNVESDLSEIDMVIETKVDTAKNSSSITTVDPATTELKDGKTYFADSDVVADSQSIDVDLGNGDVTLILNGSLYLEKEDLNINNETGNASFKVYMTGDYGMKKSVAGEEDEPERLQIYGTSETTVYITGGSNTEFYGTIYAPRDEPALDSNEANPVYDRYKNADTCDGWDVCIIQGGSEIHGAIVGGPTKLGQSTEMTYDSSLSTLDPDLQLEDGLFPPPITFLHVSVHEVELEDGEDDNERIVVADHAGAAVAH